The Lycium barbarum isolate Lr01 chromosome 12, ASM1917538v2, whole genome shotgun sequence genome includes a region encoding these proteins:
- the LOC132622095 gene encoding uncharacterized protein At4g22758-like: MERKLMKSYSEIKMSKREENCRRLLITVNVLGSAGPLRFVVSENDKVAKVVETALKKYGREGRLPVMSYDINDFFLYSASSGVDALGPSDVIGSVGVRNFILCKKQKQLLMTEERAHGISQNEKRGWKAWLTKSFNFKIYPH, translated from the exons ATGGAGAGAAAATTGATGAAATCATATTCGGAGATCAAGATGTCGAAACGGGAGGAGAATTGTCGTAGGTTGTTGATCACGGTTAATGTATTGGGAAGTGCTGGACCATTAAGGTTTGTTGTGAGTGAGAATGATAAGGTTGCTAAGGTTGTTGAGACTGCTTTGAAAAAATATGGTCGAGAGGGCCGGCTTCCAGTTATGAGTTATGATATCAATGATTTCTTTCTTTACTCAGCCAGTTCTGGAGTTGATG CTCTGGGACCATCAGACGTGATAGGATCAGTAGGAGTGAGGAATTTCATCCTCTGTAAGAAGCAAAAACAGCTACTGATGACAGAAGAGCGGGCACATGGAATTTCTCAGAATGAAAAAAGAGGCTGGAAGGCTTGGCTAACTAAGTCCTTTAACTTCAAAATTTATCCCCATTGA